A single window of Eucalyptus grandis isolate ANBG69807.140 chromosome 1, ASM1654582v1, whole genome shotgun sequence DNA harbors:
- the LOC104453969 gene encoding scarecrow-like protein 8, protein MERCAWPKNLSSSRKREIQELCGHNPKKLKDVFDAHSQTGDNPQQPLFADDLIVSVLRSFSNTQSLSSAAESYEVLQAPSNAFVSSEVSMGSESIRSPVFICSKESLMEAATVIYEGRADVASEILRRLSAMPNFMGNSEQKLMGYMLSALKSRVSPVDYPPPVAELLAEEHLLSVWSLYDMSPCFKLGFMAANNAILEAASEQPSTNKLHVIDFDIGWEGQYRNLLILFYVQSIPQAGSQSTLKITTLPDSFNSEERLKMIGDRLTELAAQMNVRLVFNIVRQKLSELSRDSLGCEPDEVLAVNLAFKLYRVPDKSVSTENPRDELLWRVKRLAPRVVTLVEQEMNGNTAPFTMRVGEALAYYGALLESIESTALWGKSEQVRAEEGLSRKLGNLVACEGRDRVERCEVFGKWRARMGMAGFELKPLGPHVAESMKAWLHCWPRTRDPRFTVKEENGGCSFGWRGRTLTVASSWC, encoded by the coding sequence ATGGAGCGTTGCGCTTGGCCTAAGAACCTCTCCTCCAGCCGCAAGCGCGAGATCCAGGAGCTCTGTGGCCACAATCCCAAGAAGCTTAAAGATGTCTTCGACGCTCACTCTCAAACTGGCGATAACCCACAGCAGCCCTTGTTTGCGGACGATCTGATCGTCAGCGTTCTCAGGTCGTTCAGCAACACCCAATCCCTATCGAGTGCGGCTGAGTCCTATGAGGTCTTGCAGGCCCCTAGCAACGCCTTTGTCAGTTCCGAGGTCTCCATGGGAAGTGAGAGCATCAGGTCTCCGGTATTCATCTGCTCGAAGGAGTCCCTAATGGAGGCTGCGACGGTGATATACGAGGGCAGAGCAGACGTGGCTTCGGAGATCCTGAGGCGCTTGTCTGCGATGCCGAATTTCATGGGTAATTCAGAGCAGAAATTGATGGGATACATGTTGTCTGCGCTTAAATCGCGCGTGAGCCCCGTTGATTACCCCCCTCCCGTGGCGGAGTTGTTGGCCGAGGAACATTTGTTATCGGTTTGGTCACTTTACGATATGTCTCCTTGTTTCAAGCTCGGTTTCATGGCTGCCAATAACGCGATTTTGGAAGCTGCATCGGAGCAACCCTCCACTAACAAGCTCCATGTGATTGATTTCGATATTGGTTGGGAAGGACAGTACCGCAATCTCCTCATTCTCTTTTACGTGCAGTCCATCCCTCAGGCGGGCAGTCAATCCACCCTTAAGATCACGACGCTCCCAGATAGCTTCAACAGTGAGGAGAGGCTCAAGATGATTGGGGATCGACTGACTGAACTCGCGGCCCAGATGAATGTTAGGTTAGTATTCAACATCGTGAGGCAGAAGCTGAGCGAGTTGAGCCGTGACTCACTGGGCTGCGAGCCCGACGAGGTGCTGGCAGTGAACTTGGCGTTCAAGCTGTACAGAGTGCCGGACAAGAGCGTGTCCACGGAGAACCCGCGCGACGAGCTCCTCTGGCGTGTGAAGCGTCTGGCGCCGCGGGTGGTGACGCTGGTGGAGCAGGAGATGAACGGGAATACGGCGCCGTTCACGATGCGCGTGGGAGAGGCGCTGGCGTACTACGGGGCGCTGCTCGAGTCGATCGAGTCTACAGCGCTGTGGGGCAAATCGGAGCAAGTGAGGGCAGAGGAGGGCCTGAGTCGGAAATTGGGGAACTTGGTTGCTTGCGAAGGTAGGGACCGAGTTGAAAGATGCGAGGTGTTCGGGAAGTGGAGGGCCCGCATGGGGATGGCTGGGTTCGAGTTGAAGCCACTGGGTCCACACGTGGCCGAGTCGATGAAGGCGTGGCTCCACTGTTGGCCCCGGACTCGGGACCCGAGATTCACGGTGAAAGAAGAGAATGGTGGGTGTTCCTTCGGCTGGCGCGGCCGAACTCTCACCGTCGCATCTTCTTGGTGTTaa